In Flavobacterium luteolum, the DNA window ATATGAGGGCAAAAAATATCTCACAAAAGAAGTTATTTACGTAAACTAAAAAAAATGTTATTCTCTGCTTTCTTTTTAGGTTTAATCAGTAGTCTGCATTGTGTTGGAATGTGCGGACCAATTGCTATGATGCTTCCTGTAGATAGACAAAATGAAGCTAAAAAGGCAACGCAGATTATGACGTATCACTTAGGGCGATTAACAGCTTATTCAATAATTGGATTGATTTTTGGATTACTGGGAAGAGGTTTTTTTCTGGCAGGATTACAGCAGAAAATGTCGATAATTATTGGGGTAATTATGATTATTGTGGTTTTGATTCCAGAAAAAAAATTTGCGCAATACAATTTTTCAAAACCAGTTTATAAAATCATTTCGAAAATTAAAACTAATCTAGGAAGTCAGTTTAAAAATAAGAGTTATAAATCGTTGTTTACTATTGGCC includes these proteins:
- a CDS encoding sulfite exporter TauE/SafE family protein, coding for MLFSAFFLGLISSLHCVGMCGPIAMMLPVDRQNEAKKATQIMTYHLGRLTAYSIIGLIFGLLGRGFFLAGLQQKMSIIIGVIMIIVVLIPEKKFAQYNFSKPVYKIISKIKTNLGSQFKNKSYKSLFTIGLLNGFLPCGMVYVALFGAIAMQSAGYGVLYMLLFGIGTIPLMTVVVYVNTLLKLPFRNKIQKAIPYVAVIIGVLFILRGLGLGIPYISPSNMSLFVQQTPNCH